CCGCGCGCGCCGCGCGGCCGTCCCCCGGAGCTCAGCCCTTGCCGACGAGGTCGGCGGGGAAGGCGCCCGCGCCCGCGGCGGCGAACAGGAAGCCGCGGCCCAGCTCGGTGAGCCGCTCCACACCGGCCGCGCCGAGGTGCTCGTACGGGGCGGCGTCCAGGCGGTCCGTGGTCTCCTCCAGCTCCTCCCGCAGCCGGACGCCGGACTCCGTCAGCTCGCCGTCCGCGTCGAGGATCCCGCGGCCGCGCAGCCGCTCCCGGGCGGCCTCCCAGTCGGCGCGGCCCCAGCCCCGGGTGCCGAGGACCCAGCGCGGCGCCATGCCCTTGCCGGTGGCGGTGTGCGAGGCCAGCGCCTCGACCGGGTCGAGGCCGGCGGCGAGCAGCGCCGTCAGGTGTCCGTCGCCGCGGTGCTCGCGCAGCAGCGTCGCCGCGTGCCAGTAGGCGAGGTGCGGCTCCTCGGGCACCGGCAGGTCGGCGTTGGCGGAGTACAGCGGCCGGGCGTGCCGGGTGCACGCCTCGGCGGCCCGCAGGGCCAGCCCGGCGGCCTCGGCCATCTCCGGGGAGGCGACGGCCTCCTCGCCGAGCAGCCGGCGCAGGGTGGCGTCGGCGGTCCGCAGCCGGGCGTCGAGGACGGCGGCGGGGGAGGCGGTCTCCCACACAGCGGGCAGATGCCGGGCCAGCAGCTCGTGGCTGTAGTTGTAGAAGGCCGCGGCGACGGTGCCGGGGCCGACGGCGCCGAGCGCGGCGCTGCGGGCGGCGAGCCGCATCGCGGAGGGGTCGGTGAAGCCGAGCGCCCCGAACTCCCGGTCGAGGTCGGGGGAGAAGTACAGCGTCGAGTGGAGCGGGTTCAGGGCGTTGTGGCAGCGGCGCCCGGCCCGCGGCGGCAGCGAGGTCGTCATGGCACCAGAACCTAACCGACTGCTTGGTACGGAGGGAATGGCGTTCCGGTCACCTCCGCCGCCGATGGCAGGAAAGGTGGGGTCGTCGTCCTTGCGGCCGCCCTCGCCGGGCCCGAAGGATGGAGCCATGACCCCGCGCCCCGTCCTCGTCGTCCTCTTCGACGGCGTGCAGAGCCTCGACGTCACCGGACCCGTCGAGGTGTTCCACGCCGCCGGCTGGGCCTCGGGCGCCCCGGAGGACCCGTACCCGATCCGTACCGCCTCCCTGGACGGCGGCCCGGTCCGCACCGGCAGCGGCCTGCGGATCCTCCCCGACACCGGACTCGCCGAGGCCGTCGCCGACGGCCCGCCGCACACCCTCGTCGTGCCCGGCGGCGACGGCACCCGGGGCGCCGACCCGGCCCTCGTCGACTGGCTGCGCGCCCACGGTCCGCACGCCGAGCGGCTGGTCTCGGTCTGCACCGGAGCGCTGCGCCTCGCCGAGGCGGGGCTCCTCGACGGACACCGGGCCACCACCCACTGGATGGCGTGCGAGCACCTCGCCCGCCGCCACCCGCAGGTGGACGTCGACCCCGAGCCCATCTTCGTCCGGGACGGCCGGATCGCGACCTCCGCCGGCGTCACCGCCGGC
The Streptomyces roseofulvus genome window above contains:
- a CDS encoding SCO6745 family protein, translating into MTTSLPPRAGRRCHNALNPLHSTLYFSPDLDREFGALGFTDPSAMRLAARSAALGAVGPGTVAAAFYNYSHELLARHLPAVWETASPAAVLDARLRTADATLRRLLGEEAVASPEMAEAAGLALRAAEACTRHARPLYSANADLPVPEEPHLAYWHAATLLREHRGDGHLTALLAAGLDPVEALASHTATGKGMAPRWVLGTRGWGRADWEAARERLRGRGILDADGELTESGVRLREELEETTDRLDAAPYEHLGAAGVERLTELGRGFLFAAAGAGAFPADLVGKG
- a CDS encoding GlxA family transcriptional regulator; this encodes MTPRPVLVVLFDGVQSLDVTGPVEVFHAAGWASGAPEDPYPIRTASLDGGPVRTGSGLRILPDTGLAEAVADGPPHTLVVPGGDGTRGADPALVDWLRAHGPHAERLVSVCTGALRLAEAGLLDGHRATTHWMACEHLARRHPQVDVDPEPIFVRDGRIATSAGVTAGIDLALALVEEDLGREAALAIARMLVVFLRRPGNQAQFSAQLAAQTARREPLRDVQAWIAEHPDEDLSVDRLAARARLSPRHFARTFHAETGVTPGRYVDRIRLEHARRLLEETTDGVEEVSRAAGYGTPEAMRRAFAKALGTAPADYRRRFHAPVS